The genome window ACACGCCGCCGTAGGTGAGCAGGGCGCAGACCAGCACGATCACCAGCATCGCCTGGCGTGTGCCAAGCAAACGGATCGCGGCGGCAACAATCGAGCGCGAAAAGCCCGACAGCTCGATCAGCTTGCCGAACACCGCGCCAAGCAGGAACACCGGGAAATACAATTTGATAAAGCCGACCATTTTCTCCATGAACACCCCGGTAAAGGCAGGGGCGACGGCGGACGGGTCGGTGAGGAGCACAGCGCCGAGGGCGGCGATGGGGGCAAACAGGATAACGCTGTAGCCACGGTAGGCTGCCAGCATCAACAGCGCGAGGGCTGCCAGGGCAATGATCACACTCATGGTGTGTCTCCAAATCGGATTGTTATTGTTGTGGGGTGGTGCTTTGGAGAGGGGCTATAGCGAGATGTGTGCCAAAACATTAACGTGTTGAAATATAAGAATATTATTTGATTTTAGATCGGCGGGTCAGAATTTTGTCTCTATCTAGAGACAAGTGAAGGCCCAATGTGGGAGCGGGCTTGCTCGCGAAAGCGGTGTGTCAGTGCTAGATGAGCTGGCTGAAATACCGCATTCGCGAGCAAGCCCGCTCCAACTTTAGATTGTCTTCATAAATAGAATTGTTTCTCTGTTTTGAGACTAGGCGATGCCAAGGGCAACCATTTTCTTGTACAGCGTCGATCTGCCCAGCCCCAACCGCTTGGCCGCGTCCACCACATTGCCGTCACAGGCCTTCAACGCCGCTGCAATCAGCTGCCGATCAAAGCGCTCCCGCGCCGCCGCAAACGTCTCACCCTCGAGGGTTTCCACCGGGCCACGCGTCACCGGGCTAAACGTCCCAATCGCCGCGCGAATCTCCCTGGCATCCAGCATCAGGTCATCACTCAACAACGCCGCGCGTTCCAACACATTGCGCAACTCACGGATGTTCCCCGGCCACGCGTGCTGTGCCAACAGCGCGAGGGCCTCGCGGTCCAGTTCATGCTGGCTGCGCAGCTCTTCCAGAATCGCCTCGCTCAATGCTGGAATATCATCCAGTCGCTCCCGCAAGGGCGGCACCTGGATGGGCAGCACATTCAGCCGGTAATACAAATCTGCACGAAACTCACCGCGCTTGATCGCCGCTTCGAGGTCCATGGACGTCGCGGCAATCACCCGCACATCGCTGTGCAGCATGTCGTTGGAGCCGACCGCTTCGTATTCCTTCTCCTGCAACACCCGCAGCAGTTTGCTTTGCAGCGCCAGCGGCATATCACCGATTTCATCCAGAAACAGCGTGCCGCCGTGGGCGATCTGCAACTTACCGGGACGGCCTTTGCGGTCGGCCCCGGTAAACGCGCCCGGCGCGGTGCCGAAAAACTCGGCTTCGAGCAGGTCGTGGGGAATCGCGGCACTGTTGATACTGACGAAGGCTTTGTGCGCACGCGGCGAGGCGCCATGGATCGCCTGGGCCAGCAGCTCCTTGCCAGTTCCGGTTTCGCCCAGCAGCAACACCGGTGACTCGGCACTCGCACTGCGCCGCGCTCGGCGTTTGACTTCCAGGCTGGCCGCACTGGTGCCGATAAAGTGCGCGAAGTTGTATTTGCTCTGCCGCGAACGCAGCAACGACCGCGTGGAGGCCAGCTCCTGCTGCATGCTCAGGTAACGCTCGATCAGTGGCGACAGGTTGCGCAGCTCATCAAACAGCGCAAACCCAATCGCACCAATCACCGCGCCGGCATCGTCGTGAATCGGCAGGCGCATCACCACCAGTGGGCCCTTGGGCGTGTCCTGGATATCCAGCAAAATCGGCTGATCGTTGCGCACGACCTGGCGCAACAAACTGTTGGCGATCACCTGCTCACACGGCTGGCCAATGGCATCGTCGGCGCTTTTGAGGCCGAAGCGCTTGGCATAGCGCTCG of Pseudomonas fluorescens contains these proteins:
- a CDS encoding sigma-54 interaction domain-containing protein, whose protein sequence is MNSNESLKDYQRVRGLAIQSLFEIIEQSSEGTVIVDRDANIVWMNERYAKRFGLKSADDAIGQPCEQVIANSLLRQVVRNDQPILLDIQDTPKGPLVVMRLPIHDDAGAVIGAIGFALFDELRNLSPLIERYLSMQQELASTRSLLRSRQSKYNFAHFIGTSAASLEVKRRARRSASAESPVLLLGETGTGKELLAQAIHGASPRAHKAFVSINSAAIPHDLLEAEFFGTAPGAFTGADRKGRPGKLQIAHGGTLFLDEIGDMPLALQSKLLRVLQEKEYEAVGSNDMLHSDVRVIAATSMDLEAAIKRGEFRADLYYRLNVLPIQVPPLRERLDDIPALSEAILEELRSQHELDREALALLAQHAWPGNIRELRNVLERAALLSDDLMLDAREIRAAIGTFSPVTRGPVETLEGETFAAARERFDRQLIAAALKACDGNVVDAAKRLGLGRSTLYKKMVALGIA